The Sulfobacillus thermosulfidooxidans genome segment GTTAAGTACTGGCGATGACCTTGGCGACGTCGGTAGTTACTCTTGGGCTTATATTTGAATACCAAGATTTTTTCACCACGTTCTTGTCGGACGATGGTGCCCACCACATTGGCGCCTTGGACATATGGCGTGCCCACAATGGGCTGTCCATTATCATCGACAACCAATAGCAAACGATCAAACGTATATTCATTGCCTTCATCGAGGGGCAACTTTTCTATCAAAAGTTCTTGTCCAGGGGTCACCCGATATTGCTTTCCCCCTGTCTCAATTACCGCGTACACACTAAATCCCCCTATTCCATCCATCACCGTGGCATTAATCCAATGCATGTTACCATAAATCTTGAAGATCGTCAAACCTCAGAACAAGGCGGTGGCAACATATTCGAATAGGTTTCGACCCCGTCAAGAGACACCGGGGCCAAATCGATAAGGGAATCTTCATGGTCGTCAACGATGCGCGCTGTCGCAAATGTCCTCAACGCGCGTACAATTTCTACGTGGACCACTTCCCCCACTTTGTCCCCCGCTGACTCAATGTCCACCACATAACCTTCGAGACGCGCAATTCCATCTTTCGCGTTACTGGCATGACGTTCTTGAACTAACACGTCCAATCGTTGTCCCTCGTGAACCGGAAGCGCCAGCCGTTCAACTTCTTCC includes the following:
- the rplU gene encoding 50S ribosomal protein L21 is translated as MHWINATVMDGIGGFSVYAVIETGGKQYRVTPGQELLIEKLPLDEGNEYTFDRLLLVVDDNGQPIVGTPYVQGANVVGTIVRQERGEKILVFKYKPKSNYRRRQGHRQYLTRVRIDRINATV